From the Ilumatobacteraceae bacterium genome, the window GTCGCCGGACTCGTCCTGATGACGCGGGGCTCGACCGATGGCGTGACCTTCGCGCTCGAGGGCACCGACGCCGAGCCGGGGGCGACGGCGAGCGTCGTCGTGTCCGCCACCCCTGCCGGGCTCAAGATCCTGCTCGATTGCGACGGTCTGCCCGGCGCACCCGAGGGCTACATGTACGAGGCGTGGGTCGGTGACGGCACGATCGGTGTCAGCGCCGGCACGTTCCACCTGCGCGGCGGCGACGGCCCGATCGAGTTGTGGGCCGGCGTGACCGGCAACGAGTTCCACCGGCTCTGGATCACCCTCGAACCGATCGACGACGACGCTGCGTCGTCGTCGGATGCCCGGATGCGCGGCGAGTTCTCGCTGCCCGACGACTGACCGGACGGGCCGCCCGACCGCGCGGTCAGTAACCGGTCGGTGGCGGGGGCGTGTCGCCGTCGAGGCCTGCCGCCTCGATCAGCGCGCCGAGCAGGCTGCTCGCCCCGAACCGGAACGTCGCCGGCCCGACCCAGCCGTCGCCCATGACGGCTTCGGCCAGTCCGATGTACCGCTCGGCATCGTCGGCGCTGGAGATACCGCCCGACGGCTTGATGCCCACGGGACGACCGGCCTCGGCGATGACCTGCATCATCGTGGTCACGGCCTCGGTCGTCGCCGACACCGCCGACTTGCCCGTGGAGGTCTTGATGAAGTCGGCGCCCTCGCCGACGGCGAGTTCGGCTGCCGCTCGGACCACGTCGGTGTCGACCAACTCGCCGGTCTCGAGGATCACCTTGAGCCGTGCCCGGCCGGCGCTCGCCGAGCGCACGGCGCGCACCATGGCGGCGGCGTGAGCGTGGTCGCCCGCGGCGAACGCCCGATACGGCAGGACGAGGTCGATCTCGGTGGCGCCGTCGTCGAGCGCGCGCTCGGTCTGCCCCACGACGGAGAAGACTCGTTCGTCACCCGTCGGGAAGTTCACGACCGTCGCGATCCCGACGTCGGTCCCCGCCAGTTGGGTCGCCGCGGCAGCGACGAAGTCGGGCCACACGCACACCGCCGCGGTCCCGTACCGGCGCGCCCGCTCGCAGAGTGCGATGACGGCCGCCTCCTCGCAGTCGTCGTTGAGGTTGGTGAGATCGACGAGCGAGATGGCTCGTCGGGCGTCGTTCTGAGTCATCGGGGGCACCTCCTCGGTGGGGTCTCAGCGTACCGAAGTGGTGGCGTCGGGTCGCTCGGCTTGACCCAGCGGGCTGTAACCGCTTTCATGGTTGGGCCCGTCACGGGTGTCCTATGAGCGTCAACGTCACCCAGCCGAGCCACTTCCGACGGGAGCGCGCGACGATCGAAGACGTCGCCCGGGCCGCCGGCGTCTCGGTCGCCACCGTCTCGCGTGCGCTCAGGAACCTCCCGAACGTTGCCGACTCGACCCGGGCGCGCGTCGAGGCAGCGGCGCTCGAACTCGACTATCGCGCCGATCCGGCGGCGTCGCGACTGGCGACCGGTAGGTCGCGCTCGGTCGCCGTCGTCGTCCAACTCCTGAACGGCTGGTACTCGTCGCACGTCGTCGCCGGGGTCGAGGCCGTGTGCGCCGAAGCCGGGTACGACACGATCGTGGTCGGCGTCGGCCCTGGCTCGCGCGACCGCGACGTGTTCTCGGCGGCCGACGCGATCCATCGACGTGTCGACGCCATCATCTTCGTCGACGTCCGGGTCTCGTCCGAAGAACTCGCCGCGCTCGCCGAGCAGTCGCTCGCACTCGTGTCGGTCGGCCACGAACTCCCGCAGATTCCCTCGGTCGGTATCGACGACGTCGAAGTCGGCCGCATCGCGGCCCGCCACCTCATCGGTCTCGGCCATCGCCGGATCGGGCTGATCAACGGCCCCGACGAGCTCCCGTTCGTCGTGCCGCACCACCGGCAGAATGGTTTCGAACAAGCGATGCGAGAGGCCGGCCTCGAGCCCGATCCCGCCCTGTACGTGCCCGGCAACTTCACGGTCCAGGACGGCGCCGACGCGCTGAACACGCTGATGGACCGCGACGATCCGCCCACGGCGATCTTCGCGCTGGCCGACGAGATGGCGTTCGGCGTGATCCTGGCCGCCGACGAGCGCGGCATCGCGATCCCCGACGACGTGTCGCTGATGGGCGTCGACGACCACGATTTCGCACCGGTCGTCGGCCTCACGACCGTGCACCAGGACGTCGCCGAACACGGCGCTCGTGCCGCCCGTCTCGTCGTCACCCAACTCGGCCACGTCGACGACTCGATCGACACCCAGCCGGCGCCGATCCGCTTGGTCGAGCGCCGGACCACGGCGCCGCCGCGCACGGTCTGAACAACCCGGAGGTCCCCGCCGCTCAGTAACGGCCGGCAGGGTCCGGTAGCGTCGTGCGACGTGAATCAGGTCAAGACCCGCCTCCAGTCCCTCGGCCTCCTCGATCGCGCGTTCGCGAATGCGACCGACGACGAACTCCAGTCCGCGATCGACGCATTGGGCGACGAACACCGCGACGCGCTCGACGAGCTCGTCGGCGGGACGGCGTCGGCCGAGTCGGTCCGTGAGGCGATCAGCAAGGGCCGTCTCGACGGCACGATGGAGAGCGCTGCGCTCGTGCTGACCGATGCCTGCCTCGCCGAGTGCATCGAGGAGCTGGGTGAGCACGCCGACCACCCGACGAGCGAACAGCTCCGCGAGGTGCTCCCCGGTCTGGTCGAGACGCACGGCAAGGCGATCTGCCAGCTGATGCTCGCATCGACCGTCGCCGGCGAGGCACCGGCCTCGGCGATCATCCGCGACCTCCTCAAGAACGACGACGACTACCAGCTGCCGAAGGCCGAGCCGAAGCCGATCAGCCCGATCGTGCAGGGCCCCGACGTCGACCCGGCCGAGCGTGCCGCGATCAAGGCGAAGCGCAAGGAGATGAAGCAGCGCAAGCAGGAAGAGGCTCGCGCTCGCCGCGAGCAGGCCCAGGCCGCCAAGCGCCGCTGACCACCGTCGGGCCGATGCTCGCCGATCGGATCGACGATCTGCGGCGAGCGCCTACAGCGAGACGAACGGCGATCGACCGAGCGGTCTCACCCGTCGTGAGGCGCTCGAGCACCTGGGCGCGTGATCAATCGCCGGCGCCCGCCCGGGCGCGAACCTCGAACTCGTGGTCGAGCAACCAGGCCTTCGCGTCGAGCCCACCGGCGAATCCGGTGAGGTGGCCGTTGCTGCCGACCACCCGGTGGCACGGGACCACGATCGGGATCGGGTTCTTCCCGTTGGCGGCACCGACGGCGCGCGCCTTGTTCCTGTCGCCGAGCATCGTGGCCTGCTCGCCGTAGCTGACGGTCTCACCGAACGGAATCCGGACGAGCGCATCCCAGGCCAGATGCTGGAACGGGGTGCCGGCGGCGGCGAGCGGCAGGTCGAAGTCGGTTCGCTCACCGTCGAAGTACTCGCCGAGCTGCTCGACCGCGAGCGCGAGCGGCGCATGATCGCCGGCCTCGACGTCGACGATCTCGGCGTCGCCGAGCATCGCCTCGTGGCCGCTCTCACCGTCCCAGTCGATCGCGACGACGGCGTCGTCGTTCGCGACGATCGTCAACGTGCCGATCGGGGACGGCATCGTGGTGCGGCGGTAGGTCGTGTTCATGTCCGTGTTCATGTCCGTGTTCATCTTCGTCTCCATCTTCGTCGTCATGTCGGGGTCGTTCCGGTCAGAGCGAGTTCCAGAGGTGGTGCATGGCGTAGGTGCGCCACGGCCGCCAGCGTTCGGCATCCGCGACGTCGAGGCCGATCGCGGCGAGGGCGTGCTTGACGCCGAGGTCGGTCCCGAGGAACACGTCGGGGTCGCCGAGCCCGCGCATGGCGACGTACTCCGCGGTCCATGGCCCGATCCCCTTCACCGCCAGCAACCGCTCGATCGCTACGGGCCGGTCGATACCGGCGTCGATCACGAGATCGCCGCCGGCGATCATGCCTCCCACCCGCTGCAGTGTGGCTGCCCGCGCTGTCGGCATCGGGAACGCCGCCGGATCGGCGGCCGCGATGCGATCCATCGACGGGAACACGTGGGTCAGCGAAGCGTGCTCGACGTCGAGCGGTTCGCCGATCGCATCGGCGAGGCGCCCCGTGACGGTGCGGGCGCCGGCGACGGACACCTGCTGGCCGACGATGGCTCGGACGATCGTCTCGGTCGGGTCGACCGAACCCGCGGCGCGGAGGCCCGGCGTGGCGGCGACCAGTGGCGCGAGTGCGGGATCGTGCGAGAGGGCTTCGTCGATGGCGACCGGGTCGGCGTCGAGGTCGAGCAGTCGGCGGACGCGCCACACGGCGGGCGCCAGGTCTCGCCAGTCGGCGAGCCGGAACGACGCAGCGACGTAGCCGTCGGCCAGCCGGATCGCGACGGTGCCGTGTCCCCGGGGCAGCGCGAGCGCGCGCTCGTACGTCTCACCGTCCCAGATCTCGACGCCCGGCACCGCCCGACGTCCGAGGAAATCGAGC encodes:
- a CDS encoding anti-sigma factor, encoding MTDHLDSLPDPSDDELAALAALLSRAEPWDEPPRDLEDAVVAAIADEAATARRLTGPSRAETRARAVWSRSRMLGAAAAIAVVVAGLVLMTRGSTDGVTFALEGTDAEPGATASVVVSATPAGLKILLDCDGLPGAPEGYMYEAWVGDGTIGVSAGTFHLRGGDGPIELWAGVTGNEFHRLWITLEPIDDDAASSSDARMRGEFSLPDD
- a CDS encoding AlkA N-terminal domain-containing protein, with the translated sequence MSDAIHLDADRCYRAAQSRDERFDGWFYIAVRTTGIYCRPSCPAVTPKRTNVDFYPSAAAAQQRGFRACKRCRPDAAPGSPEWDLRSDLVARAMRLISDGVIDREGVDGLSGRLGYSTRHLNRLLTDELGAGPLALARSQRAQTARVLIETTDMTMTDIAFAAGFGSVRQFNDTVREVFAGAPSDLRSRSSAGAATAATGTVAVRLPVRDPFAGEQLLDFLGRRAVPGVEIWDGETYERALALPRGHGTVAIRLADGYVAASFRLADWRDLAPAVWRVRRLLDLDADPVAIDEALSHDPALAPLVAATPGLRAAGSVDPTETIVRAIVGQQVSVAGARTVTGRLADAIGEPLDVEHASLTHVFPSMDRIAAADPAAFPMPTARAATLQRVGGMIAGGDLVIDAGIDRPVAIERLLAVKGIGPWTAEYVAMRGLGDPDVFLGTDLGVKHALAAIGLDVADAERWRPWRTYAMHHLWNSL
- the deoC gene encoding deoxyribose-phosphate aldolase yields the protein MTQNDARRAISLVDLTNLNDDCEEAAVIALCERARRYGTAAVCVWPDFVAAAATQLAGTDVGIATVVNFPTGDERVFSVVGQTERALDDGATEIDLVLPYRAFAAGDHAHAAAMVRAVRSASAGRARLKVILETGELVDTDVVRAAAELAVGEGADFIKTSTGKSAVSATTEAVTTMMQVIAEAGRPVGIKPSGGISSADDAERYIGLAEAVMGDGWVGPATFRFGASSLLGALIEAAGLDGDTPPPPTGY
- a CDS encoding LacI family DNA-binding transcriptional regulator, which produces MSVNVTQPSHFRRERATIEDVARAAGVSVATVSRALRNLPNVADSTRARVEAAALELDYRADPAASRLATGRSRSVAVVVQLLNGWYSSHVVAGVEAVCAEAGYDTIVVGVGPGSRDRDVFSAADAIHRRVDAIIFVDVRVSSEELAALAEQSLALVSVGHELPQIPSVGIDDVEVGRIAARHLIGLGHRRIGLINGPDELPFVVPHHRQNGFEQAMREAGLEPDPALYVPGNFTVQDGADALNTLMDRDDPPTAIFALADEMAFGVILAADERGIAIPDDVSLMGVDDHDFAPVVGLTTVHQDVAEHGARAARLVVTQLGHVDDSIDTQPAPIRLVERRTTAPPRTV
- a CDS encoding methylated-DNA--[protein]-cysteine S-methyltransferase produces the protein MTTKMETKMNTDMNTDMNTTYRRTTMPSPIGTLTIVANDDAVVAIDWDGESGHEAMLGDAEIVDVEAGDHAPLALAVEQLGEYFDGERTDFDLPLAAAGTPFQHLAWDALVRIPFGETVSYGEQATMLGDRNKARAVGAANGKNPIPIVVPCHRVVGSNGHLTGFAGGLDAKAWLLDHEFEVRARAGAGD